The Chaetodon auriga isolate fChaAug3 chromosome 22, fChaAug3.hap1, whole genome shotgun sequence genome contains a region encoding:
- the cand1 gene encoding cullin-associated NEDD8-dissociated protein 1, giving the protein MASASYHISNLLEKMTSSDKDFRFMATNDLMTELQKDSIKLDDDSERKVVRMILKLLEDKNGEVQNLAVKCLGPLVSKVKEYQVETIVDTLCTNMLSDKEQLRDISSIGLKTVIGELPPASSGSALAASVCKKITGRLTSAIAKQEDVSVQLEALDIMADMLCRQGGLLVNFHPSILSCLLPQLTSPRLAVRKRTIMALGHLVMSCGNLVFIDLIEHLLTELGRNDNMSTTRTYIQCTAAISRQAGHRIGEYLEKIIPLVVKFCNVDDDELREYCIQAFESFVRRCPKEVYPHVPTVISICLRYLTYDPNYNFDDEDEDDNAMDAEQNDEDYQGSDDEYSDDDDMSWKVRRAAAKCLDAVVSTRHEMLPEFYRSVSPALVCRFKEREENVKADVFHAYLSLLKQTRPAQSWLADPDAMEQGETPLTMLQSQVPMIVKALHKQLKEKSVKTRQCCFNMLTELVNVLPGALTQHIPVLIPGIIFSLNDKSSSSNLKIDALACLHVIMVTHPAHAFHAHVPALVPPVVACVGDPFYKITSEALLVTQQLVKVIRPLDNQSEGSDSFDPSPYINDLFTCTIRRLKAADIDQEVKERAISCMGQIICNLGDRLPAELPGTLLIFLERLKNEITRLTTVKALTLIAGSPLKIDLRPVLPDAVPILASFLRKNQRALKLCTLAALDILLRNYSSAVTPVMVDAVLAELPPLISESDMHVSQMALSFLSTLAVTHPSSLGQLSGGNILQQLIALVRSPLLQGGALAAMLDFYQALVATETPGLGYMDLLRMLTGPVYSQSAALPHKQAYCSIAKCVAALTRACPTEGPAVVGQFIQDVKNSRSTDSIRLLALLSLGEVGHHVDLSSQPELKTVILDAFSSSSEEVKSAASYALGSIAVGNLPEYLPFVLQEISSSKRQYLLLHSLKEIISSASVSGLKPYVESVWALLLKHCECQEEGTRNVVAECLGKLTLIDPETLLPRLKGYLLSGSSYARSSVVTAVKFTISDQPQPIDPLLKNCIGDFLKTLEDPDLNVRRVALVTFNSAAHNKPSLIRELLDSVLPQLYNETKVRKELIREVEMGPFKHTVDDGLDLRKAAFECMYTLLDSCLDRIDIFTFLNHVEDGLKDHYDIKMLTFLMLARLSSLCPSAVLQRLDRLVEPLRATCTTKVKANSVKQEFEKQDELKRSAMRAVVALLTIPEAEKSPLMSEFQSQISSNQELAAIFDSIQRDSSSANMESMDTS; this is encoded by the exons GTTTATGGCCACGAACGACCTGATGACGGAGCTACAGAAAGATTCCATCAAGCTGGACGACGACAGCGAGAGGAAG GTGGTGAGGATGATTCTCAAACTGCTGGAGGACAAGAACGGAGAAGTTCAGAATCTGGCTGTCAAATG CCTGGGGCCCCTGGTCAGTAAGGTGAAGGAGTACCAGGTGGAGACGATCGTGGACACTCTGTGCACCAACATGCTGTCGGACAAAGAACAACTCAGAGACATTTCCTCCATCGGGCTCAAAACTGTGATTGGAGAGTTACCGCCCGCCTCCAGCg gCTCTGCTTTAGCTGCCAGCGTCTGTAAGAAGATAACGGGTCGTCTGACGAGCGCCATCGCCAAACAGGAAGACGTGTCTGTCCAGCTGGAGGCACTCGACATCATGGCTGACATGCTCTGCAG ACAGGGAGGTCTGCTGGTGAacttccatccctccatcctcagctgtctcctccctcagctCACCTCCCCCAGACTGGCTGTCAGAAAG AGGACCATCATGGCTCTGGGACACTTGGTCATGTCCTGCGGGAACCTGGTCTTCATCGACCTGATCGAGCACCTTCTGACTGAGCTGGGGAGGAACGACAACATGTCCACCACCAGAACCTACATCCAGTGCACGGCGGCCATCAGCAGACAGGCCGGACACCGGATCG gCGAGTATCTGGAGAAGATCATTCCTCTGGTGGTGAAGTTTTGTAACGTTGACGATGACGAGCTCAGAGAGTACTGCATCCAGGCCTTTGAGTCCTTCGTCAGGAG GTGTCCTAAAGAAGTTTACCCTCACGTTCCCACGGTCATCTCTATCTGCCTTCGCTACCTGACCTACGACCCCAACTACAACTTTGACGATGAAGACGAGGACGATAACGCCATGGACGCCGAGCAGAACGATGAAGACTACCAAG GCAGCGACGACGAGTACAGCGACGACGACGACATGAGCTGGAAGGTTCGCCGGGCGGCCGCCAAATGTTTGGACGCCGTCGTTTCGACTCGCCACGAGATGCTGCCAGAGTTTTACCGCTCCGTCTCTCCTGCGCTCGTCTGTCGCTTCAAG gagcGGGAGGAGAACGTGAAGGCGGATGTTTTCCACGCCTACTTGTCGCTGCTCAAACAGACCAGACCGGCTCAGAGCTGGTTGGCTGATCCGGACGCCATGGAGCAGGGCGAGACACCGCTAACCATGCTGCAGAGTCAG GTCCCCATGATAGTCAAAGCTCTTCACAAGCAGTTGAAggagaaaagtgtgaaaacCCGTCAGTGCTGCTTCAACATGTTGACTGAGCTGGTGAACGTCCTCCCAGGAGCCCTGACTCAGCACATCCCAGTACTAATACCAG GTATCATCTTCTCTCTGAACGATAAGTCGAGCAGCTCCAACCTAAAAATCGACGCCCTGGCCTGCCTCCACGTCATCATGGTCACGCATCCCGCTCACGCCTTCCACGCTCACGTCCCCGCCCTCGTCCCGCCCGTGGTGGCGTGCGTGGGAGACCCCTTTTACAAGATCACCTCTGAGGCTCTGCTCGTGACCCAGCAGCTCGTCAAG gTGATCCGGCCTCTGGACAACCAATCAGAGGGCTCCGACAGCTTTGACCCCTCCCCCTACATCAACGACCTGTTCACCTGCACAATTAGACGCCTGAAAGCCGCCGACATCGACCAGGAAGTCAAAGAACGAGCCATCTCCTGTATGGGACAGATCATCTGCAACCTCG GTGACCGGCTCCCTGCTGAACTTCCTGGAACGCTTTTGATCTTCTTAGAACGCCTCAAGAACGAGATCACCAGACTGACGACAGTGAAGG ctCTGACGCTGATCGCCGGCTCGCCGCTGAAAATTGATCTGAGGCCAGTTCTCCCCGACGCCGTTCCCATCCTCGCCTCCTTCCTGCGCAAGAACCAGAGAGCCCTGAAGCTCTGCACGCTGGCTGCTCTCGACATCCTGCTCAGAAACTACAG ctcTGCGGTGACTCCCGTCATGGTGGACGCCGTCCTCGCCGAGCTGCCTCCCCTCATCTCAGAGAGCGACATGCACGTGTCTCAGATGGCGCTGAGCTTCCTGTCCACGCTGGCGGTGACTCACCCGTCCTCGCTGGGTCAGCTGAGCGGAGGGAACatcctccagcagctcatcgcgctggttcgatccccgctgctgcagggaggagcgCTCGCCGCCATGCTGGACTTCTACCAG gcctTAGTGGCTACAGAGACCCCTGGTCTGGGTTACATGGACCTGCTGAGGATGCTGACTGGTCCAGTTTACTCCCAGAGCGCCGCTCTGCCTCACAAACAGGCCTACTGCTCCATCGCTAAATGTGTCGCCGCTCTGACCAGAGCCTGCCCCACCGAGGGCCCAGCTGTGGTCGGACAGTTCATCCAG GACGTGAAGAACAGTCGCTCCACAGACTCCATCAGACTGCTCGCTCTGCTCTCATTGGGCGAGGTGGGACACCATGTGGACCTGAGCAGCCAACCAGAGCTCAAGACAGTCATCCTGgatgctttctcctcctccagtgaAGAG GTGAAGTCGGCAGCCTCATATGCGCTGGGCAGCATCGCGGTGGGGAATCTTCCGGAGTATCTGCCCTTCGTCCTGCAGGAGATCTCCTCCTCCAAGAGGCAGTACCTCCTGCTGCACTCGCTCAAAGAGATCATCA GTTCGGCGTCGGTGTCCGGCCTGAAGCCCTACGTGGAGTCAGTCTGGgctctgctgctcaaacacTGCGAGTGTCAGGAGGAAGGGACCCGGAACGTGGTGGCCGAGTGTCTGGGCAAACTGACGCTGATCGACCCCGAAACCCTGCTGCCCCGCCTCAAAGGATACCTGCTGTCAG gttcGTCGTACGCCAGGAGCTCCGTGGTCACAGCGGTAAAGTTCACCATCTCTGATCAGCCGCAGCCCATCGACCCGCTGCTGAAGAACTGCATAG GTGACTTCCTGAAGACGCTGGAGGACCCGGACTTGAACGTGCGTCGTGTTGCCTTGGTAACGTTTAACTCCGCAGCCCATAATAAGCCCAGTCTGATCCGAGAGCTGCTGGACTCTGTTTTACCACAACTGTACAACGAGACCAAAGTCAGGAAGGAGCTGATCCGAGAG gtGGAGATGGGTCCGTTCAAACACACGGTGGACGATGGGTTGGACCTGAGGAAAGCTGCGTTTGAGTGCATGTACACTCTGCTGGACAGCTGCCTGGACCGAATCGACATCTTCACCTTCCTGAACCACGTAGAGGACGGCCTGAAGGACCACTACGACATCAAG atGCTGACCTTCCTGATGCTGGCCCGCCTGTCGTCTCTGTGTCCCAGCGCGGTTCTGCAGAGACTGGACAGACTGGTGGAGCCGCTGAGAGCCACCTGCACCACCAAG GTGAAGGCCAACTCGGTGAAGCAGGAGTTTGAGAAGCAGGACGAGCTGAAGCGGTCAGCGATGCGAGCCGTCGTGGCGCTGCTGACGATCCCCGAGGCTGAGAAGTCGCCGCTGATGTCAGAGTTCCAGTCCCAGATCTCATCCAATCAGGAGCTGGCGGCCATCTTCGACTCCATCCAGAGGGACTCGAGCTCCGCCAACATGGAGTCCATGGACACCAGTTAA